One segment of Pseudomonas sp. FP2196 DNA contains the following:
- the aceF gene encoding dihydrolipoyllysine-residue acetyltransferase, translating to MSELIRVPDIGSGEGEVIELFVKVGDRIEAEQSILTLESDKASMEVPAPKAGVIKSLKVKLGDRLKEGDELLELEVEGAADAAPAPAAAPAKKAEEKPAAAPAAAAPAAAPAAASVQQVHVPDIGSSGKAQIIEIQVKVGDTVEADQSLITLESDKASMEIPSPAAGVVKAISVKLNDEVGTGDLILDLEVAGAAAPAAAAPAQAAAPAAAAAPAPAAAPAAPVADSVQDIHVPDIGSAGKAKIIEVLVKAGDTVEADQSLITLESDKASMEIPSPAAGVVESVSIKLDDEVGTGDLILKLKVKGAAPAAAPAPAAAAPSAPAPAAAAPAAAAPAAAAPAAAPAKPGAKVHAGPAVRQLAREFGVELNAVSASGPHGRILKEDVQVYVKAMMQKAKEAPAAAAGATGGAGIPPIPVVDFSRFGEIEEVPMTRLMQIGASSLHRSWLNIPHVTQFDSADITELEAFRVAQKAVAEKAGVKLTILPLLLKSCAHMLKELPDFNSSLAPSGKAIIRKKYVNIGFAVDTPDGLLVPVIKNVDQKSLLQLAAEAAALAAKARDKKLTADDMQGACFTISSLGHIGGTGFTPIVNAPEVAILGVSKATIQPVWDGKAFQPKLMLPLSLSYDHRVINGAAAARFTQRLGSLLADIRTILL from the coding sequence GTGAGCGAACTCATTCGCGTACCTGACATCGGCAGCGGTGAAGGTGAAGTAATTGAACTGTTTGTGAAGGTCGGCGACCGTATCGAAGCCGAGCAGAGCATCCTGACCCTGGAATCGGACAAGGCCAGCATGGAAGTGCCGGCCCCGAAAGCCGGCGTCATCAAAAGCCTGAAAGTGAAGCTGGGCGACCGTCTGAAAGAAGGCGACGAACTGCTGGAGCTGGAAGTCGAGGGCGCTGCTGATGCAGCCCCTGCTCCGGCCGCTGCTCCGGCCAAGAAAGCTGAAGAAAAACCGGCTGCTGCTCCTGCTGCCGCCGCGCCTGCCGCTGCACCTGCTGCCGCTTCGGTTCAGCAAGTGCACGTGCCGGACATCGGTTCGTCGGGCAAGGCTCAGATCATCGAGATCCAGGTCAAGGTCGGCGACACCGTCGAGGCTGATCAATCGCTGATCACCCTGGAATCCGACAAGGCCAGCATGGAAATCCCGTCGCCTGCCGCTGGCGTGGTCAAAGCCATCAGCGTCAAGCTCAACGACGAAGTCGGCACCGGCGACCTGATTCTGGATCTGGAAGTGGCGGGTGCTGCGGCCCCTGCTGCGGCCGCTCCGGCCCAGGCTGCTGCGCCAGCCGCTGCCGCTGCACCTGCTCCTGCAGCAGCTCCGGCTGCACCGGTGGCTGACAGCGTTCAGGACATCCACGTGCCGGACATCGGCTCGGCCGGCAAGGCCAAGATCATCGAAGTGCTGGTCAAGGCTGGCGACACCGTCGAAGCCGACCAGTCGCTGATCACCCTGGAATCCGACAAGGCGAGCATGGAAATCCCATCGCCTGCCGCTGGCGTGGTGGAAAGCGTTTCCATCAAGCTGGACGACGAAGTCGGTACTGGCGACCTGATCCTCAAGCTGAAAGTCAAAGGCGCGGCCCCTGCTGCTGCCCCGGCTCCAGCCGCCGCTGCGCCAAGTGCTCCAGCGCCAGCCGCTGCTGCTCCGGCAGCCGCTGCACCGGCTGCTGCCGCTCCTGCCGCCGCTCCAGCCAAGCCTGGCGCGAAAGTTCACGCCGGCCCTGCCGTACGTCAACTGGCGCGTGAGTTCGGCGTCGAGCTGAACGCTGTCAGCGCCAGCGGTCCACACGGTCGCATTCTCAAAGAAGACGTGCAGGTTTACGTCAAAGCGATGATGCAGAAGGCCAAGGAAGCACCGGCCGCTGCTGCTGGCGCAACCGGTGGCGCGGGTATCCCGCCGATTCCGGTCGTCGACTTCAGCCGTTTCGGCGAAATCGAAGAAGTGCCGATGACTCGCCTGATGCAGATCGGCGCGTCGAGCCTGCACCGCAGCTGGTTGAACATTCCGCACGTGACTCAGTTCGATTCGGCTGATATCACCGAGCTGGAAGCCTTCCGTGTTGCGCAGAAAGCCGTTGCAGAGAAGGCCGGCGTCAAGCTGACCATCCTGCCACTGCTGCTCAAATCCTGCGCACACATGCTCAAGGAGCTGCCGGACTTCAACAGTTCGCTGGCACCAAGCGGCAAGGCAATCATCCGCAAGAAGTACGTGAACATCGGCTTCGCCGTCGACACCCCGGATGGCCTGCTGGTACCGGTCATCAAGAACGTCGACCAGAAGAGCCTGTTGCAACTGGCAGCCGAAGCCGCTGCGCTGGCTGCCAAAGCCCGCGACAAGAAGCTCACCGCTGACGACATGCAAGGCGCCTGCTTCACCATTTCCAGCCTCGGCCACATTGGCGGTACCGGCTTCACGCCGATCGTCAACGCGCCGGAAGTGGCGATCCTCGGTGTTTCCAAGGCAACCATCCAGCCAGTCTGGGACGGCAAAGCCTTCCAGCCGAAACTGATGCTGCCACTGTCGCTGTCCTACGATCACCGTGTGATCAACGGCGCCGCTGCCGCACGCTTCACCCAGCGTCTGGGTAGCCTGCTGGCAGACATCCGCACCATCCTGCTGTAA